One window from the genome of Ensifer canadensis encodes:
- a CDS encoding TetR/AcrR family transcriptional regulator, with translation MVQNHKIEKRSRGRPQVRCDEDTRNIIIEAANRQFHENGYAAASIAAIAQEAGVSTKTLYRLFPTKADVFSDLISDRIARFLLALDVGTLATTDLRQGLERMLTAYGMLTLSDDTITITRLVIGESDRFPEIAASFYEQAIVKTNNLMEDWLRKQADRGALALADPHAACGMLRGMMVMEPQRAAMLRQKPAPRIEEIAARARMCADLFLRGTATARS, from the coding sequence ATGGTCCAAAATCACAAAATCGAGAAGAGATCGCGAGGCCGGCCCCAGGTGCGGTGCGACGAGGACACCAGGAATATCATCATCGAGGCCGCAAACAGGCAGTTCCACGAGAACGGATACGCAGCAGCCAGCATTGCGGCGATCGCGCAAGAGGCGGGCGTCTCGACCAAAACGCTCTACAGGCTTTTCCCGACGAAGGCCGACGTCTTTTCGGACCTGATTTCCGATCGTATCGCCCGCTTCCTGTTGGCGCTGGATGTGGGCACGCTTGCGACGACGGACCTGCGGCAGGGTCTCGAGCGGATGCTGACGGCCTATGGCATGCTGACGCTCTCCGACGATACCATCACCATCACGCGCCTTGTCATCGGCGAGTCCGACCGCTTCCCGGAGATCGCAGCCTCCTTTTATGAGCAGGCGATCGTCAAGACCAACAACTTGATGGAGGATTGGTTGCGTAAGCAGGCCGATCGCGGCGCCCTTGCGCTTGCAGATCCGCATGCCGCTTGCGGGATGCTTCGCGGGATGATGGTCATGGAACCCCAGCGGGCCGCCATGCTGCGTCAGAAACCGGCGCCCCGCATCGAAGAGATTGCCGCGCGCGCGCGGATGTGCGCGGATTTGTTTCTAAGGGGCACTGCGACTGCTCGATCTTGA
- a CDS encoding DHA2 family efflux MFS transporter permease subunit, producing MSSEISTTTVGSQPRASTRDWIAVLAGMIGAFMAILNIQITNASLLDIEGGIGTGIDNGAWISTSYLIGEIVVIPLTAYFSSVFSFRRYILVNSVLFPLFSIACAFAHDLGTMILLRGLQGFAGGVLIPMAFTMVLTKLPKTQQPLGLAFFALSVTFAPAIGPTIGGYLTENYGWQSIFFINAVPSALMVVALALTLDKQPMQLHLLKEGDWAGIIAMTVGLAAFQTVLEEGNKEDWFSSPFIVKLSIVAFVFLAAFIWIELTVKKPLVKLRLLAQRNFGIGVAVNMLVGVALFGSVYILPQYLGQVQRYNAEQIGNVLAWTGLPQLLLIPLVPVLMKRFDVRYIGFLGISIFAISCFMNITLSADSAGDQFWIPNIVRAIGQALVLTPITAITTAGIVPSDAAAASGLSNMLRNLGGAIGTATLGTILTKREQFHSNIIGQSVTLAREEVRDRLSQTASYFMAHGVSDPVLASHKAIAALGQVVRRQALILGFSDTFAVIGVVLAIAAVALLLTQKPGAGGGAGAH from the coding sequence ATGTCCTCCGAAATTTCAACCACCACAGTCGGCTCGCAGCCGCGGGCCAGCACCAGGGATTGGATCGCCGTACTCGCCGGCATGATCGGCGCGTTCATGGCCATTCTCAACATCCAGATTACCAATGCCTCATTGCTCGATATCGAGGGCGGCATTGGTACCGGCATCGATAATGGCGCCTGGATCTCCACCTCCTACCTGATCGGCGAAATCGTCGTCATTCCCTTGACGGCCTATTTCAGCAGCGTCTTCTCGTTCCGCCGATACATTCTGGTAAACTCCGTTCTCTTCCCGTTGTTTTCGATTGCCTGTGCCTTTGCTCACGACCTTGGAACGATGATCCTTCTGCGCGGGTTGCAGGGCTTTGCCGGTGGCGTTCTGATCCCCATGGCGTTTACCATGGTGCTGACCAAGCTTCCGAAGACGCAGCAGCCGCTCGGCCTGGCATTCTTTGCTCTGTCGGTCACGTTTGCCCCGGCGATCGGCCCGACGATCGGCGGCTATCTGACCGAAAACTACGGTTGGCAGTCTATCTTTTTCATCAACGCCGTACCGAGCGCCCTCATGGTCGTTGCCCTTGCCCTGACGCTCGACAAGCAGCCGATGCAGCTCCACCTCCTGAAGGAAGGTGACTGGGCAGGCATCATTGCGATGACCGTCGGGCTCGCCGCTTTTCAGACCGTGCTTGAGGAAGGCAACAAGGAGGATTGGTTCTCCTCTCCATTCATCGTCAAGCTCAGCATTGTTGCCTTCGTCTTTCTTGCCGCTTTCATCTGGATTGAACTCACCGTGAAGAAACCACTGGTGAAGCTGCGTCTGCTGGCACAGCGCAATTTCGGGATCGGCGTTGCCGTCAATATGCTCGTCGGTGTCGCGCTTTTCGGTAGCGTTTATATTCTGCCGCAATATTTGGGCCAGGTTCAGCGATACAACGCCGAGCAGATCGGCAACGTCCTGGCTTGGACGGGTTTGCCGCAGTTGCTGCTCATTCCGCTCGTCCCTGTCCTGATGAAACGGTTCGACGTCCGTTACATCGGTTTCCTCGGCATCTCGATCTTTGCGATCAGCTGCTTCATGAACATTACCCTTTCGGCGGACAGTGCCGGCGATCAGTTCTGGATCCCCAACATCGTGCGTGCGATCGGACAGGCGCTGGTGCTGACGCCGATCACCGCCATCACCACGGCTGGTATTGTGCCGTCCGACGCAGCTGCGGCCTCGGGGCTGTCCAACATGTTGCGCAACCTCGGCGGCGCCATCGGCACGGCAACGCTCGGCACGATCCTGACGAAGCGTGAGCAGTTTCATTCGAACATTATCGGCCAGTCGGTGACCCTTGCCCGGGAGGAGGTCCGCGACCGTCTCTCCCAGACTGCCAGTTACTTCATGGCGCACGGCGTTTCCGACCCGGTTCTTGCCAGTCACAAGGCGATCGCGGCTCTGGGCCAAGTCGTTCGACGCCAGGCGCTCATTCTGGGTTTCAGCGACACCTTCGCTGTCATCGGGGTCGTGCTCGCAATCGCTGCGGTTGCTTTGTTGCTGACCCAAAAGCCGGGCGCTGGAGGCGGCGCCGGTGCTCATTGA
- a CDS encoding HlyD family secretion protein: protein MPSNKLHALNNNVPSAAHAVAEAVPATLDAGKPPRVAELAGSAEARTARKRSGRSLLIGATALALIAAAAYFGHDYWTVGRFHVSTDDAYVKADSSTIAPKVSGHIIEVLVSDNQTVIAGQPLARIDDRDFRSALDQAKADVAAAEATLSAKEAALDIQQSTIAAARATVDVDKANETFAQQNDKRYSNLATTGYGPVRTAEQAASQIGVARAAVARDSAVLDAAIKQVDLLNAEVAQAKAALARGLALQRQAELDLSYATILAPVDGSVGNRTLRVGQYVQAGTQLMSIVPITAVYVIANYKETQLTDVHAGQTVDLEVDMFPGRTYHGRVDSIAPASGQEFALLPPDNATGNFTKVVQRIPVKIILDGKSAATGDLRPGMSVQPSIDTKAAAQGNRV, encoded by the coding sequence ATGCCTAGCAATAAGCTGCATGCCCTGAATAACAACGTCCCCTCCGCCGCTCATGCGGTTGCGGAAGCGGTGCCTGCAACGCTCGATGCCGGCAAGCCGCCACGCGTAGCAGAGCTGGCCGGGTCGGCCGAAGCAAGGACGGCCCGCAAACGCTCGGGCCGCTCTCTGCTCATCGGGGCAACTGCGCTCGCGTTGATTGCCGCCGCAGCCTATTTCGGCCATGACTATTGGACGGTTGGCCGCTTCCACGTGTCAACGGATGATGCCTATGTGAAGGCCGACTCCAGCACGATCGCTCCGAAGGTGTCCGGCCATATTATCGAAGTGCTTGTCAGCGACAACCAAACGGTCATCGCTGGTCAACCGCTTGCAAGAATCGACGATCGCGATTTCAGATCCGCGCTCGACCAGGCGAAGGCTGATGTCGCTGCCGCCGAGGCTACGCTTTCTGCCAAGGAAGCCGCCCTCGACATCCAGCAATCGACGATCGCCGCAGCACGCGCGACCGTCGACGTCGACAAGGCCAACGAGACCTTCGCGCAACAGAATGACAAGCGCTATTCGAATCTTGCGACCACAGGATATGGCCCGGTGCGGACCGCTGAGCAGGCAGCCTCGCAGATCGGGGTAGCCAGGGCCGCCGTCGCGCGCGACAGCGCCGTTCTCGACGCCGCGATCAAACAGGTTGATCTTTTGAACGCCGAGGTTGCCCAGGCAAAGGCCGCTCTTGCCCGTGGCCTGGCCCTTCAACGCCAGGCCGAACTCGATCTTTCCTATGCGACCATCCTCGCGCCTGTTGACGGCTCGGTGGGCAACCGCACGCTAAGGGTCGGCCAATATGTTCAGGCCGGCACGCAGCTGATGTCGATCGTGCCAATCACGGCGGTCTATGTGATCGCCAATTACAAGGAAACACAGTTGACCGACGTGCATGCCGGTCAAACTGTCGATCTCGAAGTCGATATGTTCCCCGGCCGCACCTATCATGGCCGTGTCGACAGCATCGCGCCGGCAAGTGGCCAGGAGTTCGCCCTGCTTCCGCCTGATAACGCCACGGGCAACTTCACAAAGGTCGTCCAACGGATCCCGGTCAAAATCATTCTTGACGGTAAAAGCGCCGCTACCGGCGATCTTCGCCCCGGCATGTCGGTGCAGCCGAGTATCGATACCAAAGCTGCCGCTCAGGGCAACCGGGTCTGA